Proteins found in one Gemmatimonadota bacterium genomic segment:
- a CDS encoding glucose 1-dehydrogenase, giving the protein MSATGRLAEKRAVVTGAGSGIGRAIALRLAQEGAHVAAVDIDRDSAEATADRIRDGGGTAAALTVDLVQVDRIVPMIDEAVSALGRLDILVNNAGRVEIKPFLDLTEMEWDQVIDLNLKGTYFCMQAGARQMIRQGGGGRIINMSSISGRHGRADSSAYAASKMAVISITQSAALALADHGILVNALCPGVVATPMWDHIDEDRARLFGYEPGTARARLVEKIPLKRVSEPEEIAAAAVFVASDENTLITGQAINVDGGMEMN; this is encoded by the coding sequence ATGAGTGCGACAGGACGTCTGGCGGAAAAGCGGGCGGTCGTCACCGGAGCGGGGAGCGGTATCGGCCGCGCCATCGCGCTGAGACTCGCGCAGGAAGGCGCGCACGTGGCGGCCGTGGACATCGATCGCGACAGCGCGGAAGCTACGGCGGACCGGATCCGTGACGGCGGCGGCACCGCGGCGGCTTTGACCGTCGACCTGGTCCAGGTCGACCGCATCGTACCCATGATCGACGAAGCCGTTTCCGCCCTGGGCAGGCTGGATATCCTGGTCAACAACGCGGGACGGGTTGAAATCAAGCCCTTCCTCGATCTGACCGAGATGGAATGGGACCAGGTCATCGATCTCAATCTTAAAGGGACGTACTTCTGCATGCAGGCGGGGGCCCGCCAGATGATCCGGCAGGGCGGCGGCGGCCGTATCATCAACATGTCCTCCATCTCGGGCAGACACGGCCGGGCCGATTCGAGCGCATACGCCGCCAGCAAGATGGCCGTCATCAGCATCACGCAGTCCGCGGCCCTGGCGCTGGCGGATCACGGGATCCTGGTCAACGCGCTGTGTCCGGGCGTCGTGGCCACACCTATGTGGGACCACATCGACGAGGACCGCGCCCGCCTGTTCGGATACGAGCCGGGTACGGCCCGGGCCCGGCTTGTGGAGAAGATCCCCCTCAAACGGGTCTCCGAGCCGGAGGAGATCGCCGCCGCGGCGGTCTTCGTCGCCTCCGACGAGAACACGCTGATCACCGGCCAGGCGATCAATGTCGACGGCGGGATGGAAATGAACTGA
- a CDS encoding class I SAM-dependent methyltransferase — MTQPAESEYDAIAGAYKDSKQLSFRKYIEEYTLFEMLGDISGVKALDLACGEGFYTRKLKQAGAGEVLGVDVSAEMIRLAEAEERARPTGCRYLNRDAAALVLDEPVDLVVALYLLNYARDADELLRFVRAAHGALKPGGRFVGFNDNVLNAPGGTVSYARYGFEKVYTRRAEAPNEGDPIVYRFTNDDGTRFEFNNYYLSPGTYCRVFEEAGFTGFRWVDPQLHPSERNNKFWDEFMAAPPIIGFEAVRE, encoded by the coding sequence ATGACGCAACCAGCCGAATCCGAATACGACGCCATCGCCGGGGCCTACAAAGACTCCAAGCAACTGTCTTTTCGCAAATACATCGAGGAATACACGCTTTTCGAAATGCTTGGGGACATCAGCGGGGTGAAGGCGCTCGACCTGGCCTGCGGCGAGGGGTTTTATACGCGCAAGCTGAAACAGGCCGGCGCCGGTGAGGTGCTCGGCGTCGACGTCTCGGCCGAAATGATCCGGCTGGCGGAGGCCGAGGAACGCGCGCGCCCCACGGGTTGCCGGTATCTGAACCGGGACGCGGCGGCCTTGGTCCTGGACGAACCGGTCGATCTCGTCGTGGCCTTGTACCTGCTGAACTACGCCCGAGACGCGGACGAACTCCTTCGTTTCGTCCGGGCGGCCCACGGCGCGCTGAAACCGGGCGGGCGGTTCGTGGGTTTCAACGACAATGTCCTGAATGCACCCGGCGGCACGGTCTCATACGCCCGGTATGGATTTGAGAAGGTATACACGAGGAGGGCCGAGGCGCCGAACGAAGGCGACCCCATAGTCTACCGGTTCACGAACGACGACGGCACGCGGTTCGAGTTCAACAACTACTATCTGTCGCCAGGAACCTACTGCAGGGTCTTCGAGGAAGCTGGCTTTACGGGTTTTCGCTGGGTCGACCCGCAGTTGCATCCGTCCGAGCGGAACAACAAGTTCTGGGACGAATTCATGGCCGCGCCCCCCATCATCGGGTTCGAGGCGGTCAGGGAGTGA
- a CDS encoding sulfatase-like hydrolase/transferase: protein MNVICVCLDTFRADIIGPGRKYSHAYTPNLDAFHRSSIRFNRAFGEGQPTLQVRRALFTGMRSFPWRYNFDRRGHWHHAPGWHKIPPEQDTIAEVLLERGYLTALIADTYHMFKPTMNFSRGFAHLDFVRGQESDNWKSGDPKLVEAQLARHVRQPVDMLRHAGLVNYLLNQRHRKDKDDYQCARVFNSASAWLADNHTAGPFFLWVDSFDPHEPWDPPTEYADRYFEHDGLDFIVPGPAYARDGSGRPGGSGGPGEPGGPGQPGGPSEAELRRIEALYLGEVTLVDEYVGRLLNAVADLNLLDETLIVILSDHGTQLLDQGSFGKGPNELHPFNTQLNLMMHVPGGPTDVDVDAFVQNHDLMPTLLGRLGVRADWTDGEDLWPLVTGEKAAIRDRIVTGWASFITGNAVGRASVRDDRWNFCTSVGYEDENGDELFDLEDDPEERRNVAGQHPDVVSERRSDVEAVLGQPLPGRMVEVCDPAPAPMTHWLEQRLRSS, encoded by the coding sequence GTGAACGTCATCTGCGTCTGCCTGGACACCTTTCGCGCCGACATCATCGGCCCGGGCAGGAAGTACAGCCACGCGTACACACCCAATCTCGACGCGTTTCACCGCAGCAGCATCCGGTTCAACCGCGCCTTCGGAGAGGGACAGCCCACGCTTCAGGTACGCCGGGCGCTGTTCACCGGGATGCGAAGTTTCCCGTGGCGGTACAACTTCGATCGGCGCGGACACTGGCACCATGCGCCCGGCTGGCACAAGATCCCGCCGGAGCAGGACACGATCGCGGAGGTCCTGCTGGAACGGGGGTACCTTACTGCCCTCATCGCCGACACGTACCACATGTTCAAGCCCACCATGAACTTCTCCCGGGGGTTCGCCCATCTGGATTTCGTGCGGGGACAGGAATCGGACAACTGGAAGAGTGGCGATCCGAAACTGGTCGAAGCGCAACTCGCCCGGCACGTGAGGCAGCCCGTGGACATGTTGAGGCATGCGGGACTGGTGAACTACCTGCTGAACCAGCGCCACAGGAAGGACAAGGACGACTACCAGTGCGCCCGGGTGTTCAATTCGGCCAGCGCGTGGCTCGCGGACAACCATACGGCGGGGCCCTTCTTCCTGTGGGTCGACAGCTTTGATCCCCATGAGCCCTGGGACCCGCCGACGGAATACGCCGACCGGTATTTCGAGCACGACGGTCTCGATTTCATCGTACCCGGTCCCGCATACGCCCGTGACGGATCAGGCAGACCAGGCGGATCAGGCGGACCAGGCGAGCCAGGCGGACCAGGCCAACCGGGCGGTCCGTCGGAAGCGGAACTCCGTCGCATCGAGGCGCTGTACCTGGGGGAGGTCACCCTGGTGGACGAGTACGTGGGCCGGTTGCTGAATGCGGTGGCGGACCTGAACCTCCTCGATGAAACCCTGATCGTGATCCTGTCGGACCATGGGACCCAGTTGCTCGACCAGGGGAGCTTCGGCAAGGGACCAAACGAACTGCATCCCTTCAATACACAGCTCAACCTCATGATGCATGTACCTGGCGGTCCGACGGACGTGGACGTGGACGCCTTCGTGCAGAACCACGACCTCATGCCCACGCTGCTCGGCCGGCTCGGGGTACGGGCGGACTGGACGGACGGCGAGGACCTGTGGCCGCTGGTCACGGGTGAAAAGGCCGCCATCCGTGATCGGATCGTGACCGGGTGGGCGTCCTTCATCACGGGCAACGCCGTGGGCCGGGCCAGTGTGCGGGACGACCGCTGGAACTTCTGCACGTCGGTGGGCTACGAGGACGAGAACGGCGATGAACTCTTCGACCTGGAGGACGATCCGGAAGAACGGCGGAATGTCGCAGGACAGCATCCTGACGTTGTCTCGGAGCGCCGAAGCGACGTGGAGGCGGTCCTGGGCCAGCCCCTCCCCGGCCGGATGGTGGAAGTATGCGATCCCGCCCCGGCGCCCATGACGCACTGGCTGGAGCAACGGTTGCGGAGTAGCTGA
- a CDS encoding phytanoyl-CoA dioxygenase family protein yields MTDLSQQTEPAIEVPRIVDDEQIQFYVDNGYLVVPDLMTGEELQELKDDLVDVARGKYPCRGLDPPKPDDTDEDVLQRILCIHQPHFVSQVIEKYVRHPKICGVLSQITAAHLPYWDGSVKCMQSMYFIKPPRFQGQAWHQDEIFIPTRDRSLIGAWIAVDDATIENGCLYVIPGSHRNGYLYPQRAHENPDEFDFAPESYGFDESVEVPVEVGAGALVFFNGYLLHRSYKNRSDQPRRVLVNHYCNAWSLLPWGIEEGERPATADRRVIVPVSGTDPYAWKGYEPTQDEIWIRNCKAADEMKEEAH; encoded by the coding sequence ATGACCGACCTTTCCCAGCAGACCGAACCCGCGATCGAAGTCCCCCGGATTGTGGACGATGAGCAGATCCAGTTCTACGTGGACAACGGCTATCTCGTCGTTCCCGACCTGATGACCGGCGAGGAACTGCAGGAACTGAAGGACGACCTGGTGGACGTGGCGCGGGGGAAGTATCCCTGCCGGGGACTCGATCCGCCGAAGCCCGACGACACCGACGAGGACGTGCTGCAACGCATCCTGTGCATACACCAGCCGCACTTCGTCAGCCAGGTGATCGAGAAGTACGTGCGCCATCCGAAGATCTGCGGCGTGCTGAGCCAGATTACCGCGGCCCACCTGCCCTACTGGGACGGTAGTGTCAAGTGCATGCAGTCCATGTACTTCATCAAACCGCCCCGGTTCCAGGGCCAGGCGTGGCACCAGGACGAGATCTTCATCCCCACGCGGGACCGGTCCCTGATCGGCGCATGGATCGCCGTGGACGACGCCACCATCGAAAACGGGTGCCTGTACGTCATCCCCGGTTCCCATCGCAACGGCTACCTGTACCCCCAGCGGGCTCACGAGAACCCCGATGAGTTCGACTTCGCCCCCGAGAGTTACGGCTTCGACGAATCAGTGGAAGTGCCGGTCGAAGTCGGCGCCGGCGCCCTGGTCTTCTTCAACGGCTATCTCCTGCACCGGTCCTACAAGAACCGGAGCGACCAGCCCCGTCGCGTGCTGGTGAACCACTACTGCAACGCGTGGAGCCTGCTGCCGTGGGGTATCGAGGAGGGCGAGCGCCCTGCCACGGCCGACCGGCGCGTAATCGTTCCGGTTTCCGGCACCGACCCCTACGCCTGGAAGGGCTACGAACCCACGCAGGACGAGATCTGGATCCGCAACTGCAAGGCGGCGGATGAGATGAAGGAGGAGGCGCACTAG
- a CDS encoding RNA 2'-phosphotransferase: MDPRRRERLSKLLSLILRHKPERFDITLDERGYASIDEIVEAIQEKFDLLARDEILEIADGAEKRRFEVEEDRIRARYGHSFPIDLGLPPADPPEYLYYATVPARASVITNGGLTPSDRQYVHLSLSEDIAAQVARNQTDTPVVFRISARQATEAGVNFYDRSPVILTTGVPSEFIDVLQEAPPPPAEFGRRKRKAPPRR, encoded by the coding sequence ATGGATCCACGAAGACGCGAAAGACTCTCCAAGCTCCTCTCCCTGATTCTCCGTCATAAACCCGAAAGATTCGACATAACGCTCGACGAAAGGGGTTACGCGTCAATCGACGAGATCGTCGAGGCCATCCAGGAGAAGTTCGATCTGCTGGCGAGGGATGAAATCCTCGAGATCGCCGACGGCGCTGAGAAGAGAAGATTCGAGGTGGAGGAAGACCGCATCCGGGCGCGTTACGGACATAGTTTTCCCATCGACCTGGGGCTGCCTCCCGCGGATCCGCCCGAGTACCTCTATTACGCGACCGTACCCGCGCGGGCCTCGGTCATCACCAATGGCGGACTGACGCCCAGCGACCGCCAGTACGTCCACCTTTCCCTTTCCGAAGATATCGCCGCACAGGTAGCCAGGAACCAGACGGATACGCCGGTCGTCTTCCGCATCAGTGCGCGGCAGGCCACCGAAGCCGGCGTGAACTTCTACGATCGCTCTCCGGTCATCCTGACCACGGGCGTGCCCTCCGAGTTCATCGATGTGCTGCAGGAGGCCCCGCCACCTCCCGCCGAGTTCGGCCGCCGGAAGCGGAAGGCCCCTCCGCGCAGATAA
- a CDS encoding potassium channel protein, whose translation MNPKNKLIGASVAIVVILGFGTLGYKLLTEWTWFESFYFTLITITTIGYTEPAGLTENGRYFGTLLIVVGVGTLGYALSVAVQSVVSLEIVSSLGKRRLMNEIQELNDHYIVCGAGRVGRRIGQEITARGLDCVLIETEDRAEPFESDDYRVLKGDATKEEVLKSAGIERARGIVCAVSSDPENLYITLTARDLNPDIHIVARANEESVIPRLTRAGADKVVSPVITGSRQMAQMLLKPAVADFMELASMADKLDLELDQIEIGSGSGLAGSSVGEGAIGSNHDVIVIAVQGSGGNVLFNPGSDRTLASGDILIVMGKRDNLKNLRRTADPSAVP comes from the coding sequence ATGAATCCCAAGAACAAACTCATAGGGGCCTCCGTCGCCATCGTGGTCATCCTTGGATTCGGAACCCTGGGATACAAGTTGCTGACGGAATGGACCTGGTTCGAAAGCTTCTACTTCACCCTGATCACCATCACGACCATCGGATATACCGAACCGGCCGGCCTCACCGAAAACGGCCGCTACTTTGGCACGCTGCTGATCGTCGTGGGCGTCGGGACGCTGGGCTACGCGCTGTCCGTCGCCGTACAGTCGGTCGTATCGCTCGAAATCGTCTCCTCACTGGGGAAGAGACGCCTCATGAACGAAATCCAGGAACTGAATGACCACTACATCGTCTGTGGCGCGGGCCGCGTCGGCAGGAGAATCGGGCAGGAAATAACCGCCCGCGGCCTGGACTGCGTGCTCATCGAGACCGAAGACCGGGCAGAACCCTTTGAATCGGACGATTACCGCGTGCTGAAGGGCGACGCCACGAAGGAGGAAGTGTTGAAGTCTGCGGGGATCGAGCGGGCAAGGGGCATCGTGTGCGCCGTGTCTTCCGACCCGGAGAACCTGTACATCACCCTGACGGCGCGGGATCTGAACCCGGACATCCACATCGTGGCCCGGGCCAACGAGGAGTCCGTCATTCCCAGGCTGACCCGCGCCGGTGCGGACAAGGTGGTCTCGCCGGTCATCACGGGTTCCCGGCAGATGGCGCAGATGCTGCTCAAGCCAGCCGTGGCCGACTTCATGGAGCTGGCATCCATGGCGGACAAGCTCGACCTGGAACTCGACCAGATCGAGATCGGGTCTGGATCGGGGCTCGCGGGATCATCCGTTGGGGAAGGAGCCATCGGATCGAACCATGACGTCATCGTCATCGCCGTCCAGGGGTCCGGTGGCAACGTCCTGTTCAACCCGGGAAGCGACCGGACGCTGGCGTCCGGAGACATCCTGATCGTCATGGGAAAGCGCGACAACCTGAAGAACCTGCGCAGGACCGCCGATCCTTCCGCCGTGCCTTAG
- a CDS encoding sugar phosphate isomerase/epimerase: MSVGVCAYSFNTGYDAFQLMDMAVQHGLGGVEFPPDDCLPDLSPASLERARARAAESGLYVVADGGQVEGEMLRRLIPAAAGLGASTLRVVMSGVLGGDRRPLSGRWIAHLVGCRDILHAALPLAEEHGVTIAVENHSDATSHDMRWLCEELDSACIGITLDVGNVLAVCEEPFGYTERILPYLKHVHLKDYTIHPSDEGYRIARCSLGSGVVDYPGLLSLIDGYRGQRGPADRSGQPGSDGQRGGVTKTIELGAIYARHVRMLMDDYWAEYPDRDIRDLLPFLRLYWSHVRPVGEDWRTPREKDESTEALKAYETREFEESVAYLKEIGAVQAGSGTS, encoded by the coding sequence ATGTCAGTAGGAGTTTGCGCGTACTCGTTCAACACGGGATACGACGCCTTTCAGCTCATGGACATGGCCGTCCAACACGGCCTTGGCGGCGTGGAGTTTCCTCCCGACGACTGCCTCCCCGATCTGTCCCCGGCCTCGCTGGAGCGGGCCCGTGCCCGGGCCGCGGAGAGCGGGTTGTACGTCGTGGCGGACGGCGGCCAGGTCGAGGGCGAAATGTTGCGGCGCCTGATACCCGCGGCCGCTGGGCTCGGTGCTTCGACATTGCGCGTGGTCATGAGCGGCGTCCTCGGCGGTGACCGCCGCCCGCTGTCGGGCCGGTGGATCGCCCATCTCGTCGGGTGCAGGGACATTCTGCACGCGGCGCTGCCCCTGGCCGAGGAACACGGGGTGACCATCGCGGTGGAGAACCACTCGGACGCCACGTCCCACGACATGCGCTGGCTCTGCGAAGAACTGGACAGCGCGTGCATCGGCATCACGCTCGATGTGGGCAACGTGCTGGCGGTCTGCGAGGAACCCTTCGGATACACGGAACGCATCCTCCCTTATCTGAAGCATGTCCACCTCAAGGATTACACGATCCATCCGTCCGACGAGGGGTACCGCATCGCGCGGTGTTCGCTGGGCAGCGGCGTGGTCGACTACCCCGGCCTGCTTTCCCTGATCGACGGATACCGGGGCCAGCGAGGCCCGGCGGACCGGTCCGGCCAGCCAGGATCGGACGGACAGCGCGGCGGAGTAACGAAAACCATCGAACTGGGCGCCATCTACGCCCGGCACGTGCGCATGCTCATGGATGACTACTGGGCGGAATACCCCGATCGCGATATCAGGGACCTGCTGCCGTTTCTGCGGCTGTACTGGTCCCACGTCCGGCCCGTCGGGGAAGACTGGCGCACGCCCAGGGAGAAGGATGAATCCACCGAGGCCCTGAAAGCATACGAGACGCGCGAGTTCGAAGAAAGCGTGGCCTATCTGAAGGAAATCGGAGCCGTTCAGGCGGGCTCCGGCACATCCTGA
- a CDS encoding SDR family oxidoreductase → MRLAKKAAIVTGAGDGIGRGIALALAREGAAVAVCDINAQTVAETGRLVADTGRPVLAEALDITDHDRVRSFVDDAASRFGRIDVLVNNAAIMPVSPIEDQDEETMSRILSVNLLAPAVFSKYCIPHMRAAGGGSIIHMASVTGHNGHPGVAVYGATKGGLIALARGQAMELAEDGIRVNTVSPGTVDSPMLHNFVKENAGDPEAALRAFDRLHPIGRVATIGEVANVFVFLASDESSDITATDIRCDGGYAVQGRQPTE, encoded by the coding sequence ATGCGACTAGCGAAAAAGGCCGCGATCGTGACGGGCGCGGGGGACGGAATAGGACGGGGCATCGCGCTGGCGCTCGCCCGGGAAGGCGCCGCGGTGGCGGTGTGCGACATCAACGCCCAAACCGTCGCGGAGACCGGCCGCCTGGTCGCGGACACGGGCCGGCCCGTCCTGGCGGAAGCGCTGGACATCACCGACCATGACCGGGTTCGGTCCTTCGTGGACGACGCGGCGTCCCGGTTCGGCAGGATCGACGTCCTGGTCAACAACGCCGCCATCATGCCCGTAAGCCCCATCGAGGACCAGGATGAGGAGACCATGTCCCGCATCCTCTCCGTCAACCTGCTGGCACCGGCCGTCTTCAGCAAGTACTGCATTCCGCATATGCGGGCGGCAGGCGGCGGATCGATCATCCACATGGCCAGCGTGACGGGCCATAACGGCCATCCGGGCGTGGCCGTCTACGGGGCGACGAAAGGTGGACTGATCGCCCTGGCCCGGGGCCAGGCCATGGAACTGGCCGAAGACGGTATCAGGGTCAACACGGTTTCACCCGGCACGGTGGATTCGCCCATGCTGCACAACTTCGTGAAGGAGAACGCCGGGGATCCGGAGGCGGCACTCAGGGCTTTCGACCGCCTGCATCCCATCGGCCGGGTCGCCACCATCGGGGAGGTCGCCAACGTCTTCGTTTTCCTGGCGAGCGACGAATCCAGCGACATCACGGCGACGGACATCCGGTGCGACGGCGGCTACGCGGTCCAGGGACGACAGCCGACCGAATAG
- a CDS encoding Gfo/Idh/MocA family oxidoreductase — MRKYRRSAIGDLDMAKKRLRVALIGCGGNMRGAHVPRIQTDGAVEIAAVADTSEEAARALMDRWGSPVPCYADYRDMIEGHRLDAVMVSSPHALHYEQVDYALDQGLHTLVEKPLTISSSHTCALIGKAEEKRRILLVSYQRNFMAPHVYARELIRKGAIGELRGVVAYVTQNWGGTRGWRLDPVLSGGGMFLDTGSHLVASTLWITDLKPLEVSAFLDKAGRDVDINMVVAVRFRDGAYGTLNTFGNASRHDERIAIHGSEGSLVFHLHQWQVKSVLLNDEPLKIPARIREDTPDAAFFRMIRNGGKEYEPPHFALAVSQVSEAAYRSVDAGKPVQVAG; from the coding sequence ATGCGAAAATACAGGCGGTCCGCGATCGGAGATCTTGACATGGCAAAGAAGCGTCTGCGCGTCGCCCTGATCGGCTGCGGAGGCAACATGCGGGGCGCCCACGTGCCGCGCATCCAGACCGACGGCGCGGTCGAAATCGCGGCGGTTGCGGATACCTCGGAAGAAGCCGCCCGGGCGTTGATGGACCGATGGGGCAGCCCGGTGCCCTGCTACGCCGACTACCGGGACATGATAGAGGGTCACCGGCTCGACGCGGTCATGGTGAGTTCACCCCATGCCCTGCACTACGAGCAGGTGGACTATGCCCTGGATCAAGGTCTGCATACGCTCGTCGAGAAGCCGCTCACCATTTCGTCCAGCCATACGTGCGCCTTGATCGGAAAGGCGGAAGAAAAGCGCCGGATTCTGTTGGTGAGCTACCAGCGCAATTTCATGGCGCCCCATGTCTATGCCCGGGAGCTGATTCGGAAGGGCGCTATCGGCGAGCTGCGCGGCGTCGTGGCCTACGTCACGCAGAACTGGGGCGGCACGCGCGGGTGGCGGCTCGACCCGGTCCTGTCGGGCGGCGGCATGTTTCTCGATACGGGCAGTCACCTGGTGGCTTCCACGCTGTGGATTACGGATCTCAAGCCCCTCGAGGTGAGCGCATTCCTGGACAAGGCCGGGAGGGACGTGGATATCAACATGGTGGTGGCGGTGCGGTTCAGGGACGGCGCGTACGGTACGCTGAACACCTTCGGAAACGCTTCCCGCCATGACGAACGCATCGCGATACACGGCAGCGAAGGAAGCCTCGTCTTTCACCTGCACCAGTGGCAGGTCAAGTCGGTCCTTCTGAATGACGAGCCGCTGAAGATCCCGGCGAGGATCCGGGAGGACACGCCGGACGCCGCGTTCTTCCGCATGATCCGCAACGGCGGGAAGGAGTATGAGCCTCCCCATTTCGCCCTGGCCGTTTCCCAGGTCAGCGAGGCGGCCTACCGGTCAGTGGATGCAGGGAAACCGGTTCAGGTCGCCGGGTAG